In Tessaracoccus flavus, the following are encoded in one genomic region:
- a CDS encoding DUF480 domain-containing protein: MTTLPILSPEEQRVLGCLLEKQITVPDSYPLTMAALRTACNQKSSRDPVTDYDERTVQDTARMLKDRGLVRVTWLDYGRRTLKYAQTAVEALGLADDERALLTVLLLRGPQSPGELKTRADRMHEFDDRGEVEAVLQRMAAREEPLVARLERRPGQQDHRWAHTLGEAPVDAPAPAVDREQVLAEGSEARDRTVVEAYDAVAEDYADAYGGVAKPFERWLLTRVAELAGPHQLADVGAGPGDVTAFLAEAGAAPTGFDVSPRMVEVARQRHPELDFEVGDLRRLLRPGTAAGWGAVVSWFSLIHLAPSELTPAVRGLAETLLPDGVLALAVKTGNAVEQRSQWLGHDVRIAQVLHDPSAVLGAVRSAGLTDLEVYLTGEGQDRLYVIGRRE, encoded by the coding sequence GTGACGACGCTGCCGATCCTTTCCCCCGAAGAACAGCGCGTGCTGGGCTGCCTCCTCGAGAAGCAGATCACCGTGCCGGATTCGTACCCGCTCACCATGGCGGCGCTGCGCACCGCCTGCAACCAGAAGTCGAGCCGCGACCCGGTGACGGACTACGACGAGCGGACCGTGCAGGACACCGCGCGGATGCTCAAGGACCGCGGCCTCGTCCGCGTCACCTGGCTCGACTACGGCAGGCGCACCCTGAAGTACGCGCAGACCGCCGTCGAGGCGCTCGGCCTCGCCGACGACGAGCGGGCCCTGCTGACCGTCCTCCTCCTACGCGGACCGCAATCGCCCGGGGAACTGAAGACCCGCGCCGACCGGATGCACGAGTTCGACGACCGGGGCGAGGTCGAGGCAGTGCTGCAGCGCATGGCAGCGCGCGAGGAGCCGCTCGTCGCGCGGCTCGAGCGCCGGCCCGGCCAGCAGGATCACCGCTGGGCGCACACGTTGGGTGAGGCACCGGTGGACGCCCCTGCGCCCGCCGTCGACCGCGAGCAGGTGCTGGCCGAGGGATCCGAGGCGCGCGACCGCACGGTCGTCGAGGCCTACGACGCCGTCGCCGAGGACTATGCCGACGCCTATGGAGGGGTGGCGAAGCCGTTCGAGCGCTGGCTGCTGACCCGCGTGGCGGAGCTGGCCGGGCCGCATCAGCTGGCCGACGTCGGCGCCGGCCCCGGCGACGTCACCGCCTTCCTGGCCGAGGCCGGAGCGGCACCGACGGGGTTCGACGTGTCGCCGCGGATGGTGGAGGTGGCCCGGCAGAGGCACCCGGAGTTGGACTTCGAGGTGGGCGACCTGCGCCGCCTGCTCCGCCCCGGCACGGCCGCCGGGTGGGGCGCCGTCGTCAGCTGGTTCTCCCTCATCCACCTCGCGCCCAGCGAACTCACCCCCGCGGTCCGCGGGCTGGCCGAGACTCTTCTCCCCGACGGCGTGCTCGCGCTGGCCGTCAAGACCGGCAACGCCGTCGAGCAGCGCAGCCAGTGGCTGGGCCACGACGTGCGGATCGCGCAGGTGCTCCACGATCCGTCGGCGGTCCTCGGCGCTGTCCGCTCAGCCGGACTGACCGACCTGGAGGTCTACCTAACCGGTGAGGGGCAGGACCGGCTCTACGTGATCGGCCGACGCGAGTGA
- a CDS encoding GNAT family N-acetyltransferase — protein MSPTIRPATKDDLPAASALFGAAFETTPQWRWMIEDDEARHAVLPSLLRSTLAQGLARGRLVVADDDGALAGVACWMAPGKWRVPAWRGATSVREVIPHVRSGALLGFIERGRVVDGAAKAAHPAEPHWYLGGVAVAPSEQGRGLGAQLIREGLSHTGQLPVYLECEEGLAHYYETFGFRRRHRIDPGGGAPAQAGMWLEPDFGT, from the coding sequence GTGAGCCCGACCATCAGACCGGCCACCAAGGATGATCTCCCGGCGGCCTCTGCGCTGTTCGGTGCAGCGTTCGAGACCACGCCGCAGTGGCGCTGGATGATCGAGGACGACGAGGCCAGGCACGCGGTGCTCCCGTCACTACTGCGCTCGACCCTCGCCCAGGGCCTCGCCCGCGGGCGGCTGGTGGTGGCCGACGACGACGGCGCACTGGCCGGCGTGGCGTGCTGGATGGCGCCGGGTAAGTGGCGGGTGCCGGCGTGGCGCGGTGCGACGTCGGTGCGCGAGGTCATCCCGCACGTCCGGTCGGGGGCGCTGCTGGGCTTCATCGAGCGCGGCAGGGTTGTCGACGGGGCGGCCAAGGCCGCCCATCCGGCGGAGCCGCACTGGTACCTCGGTGGGGTGGCGGTGGCGCCGTCGGAGCAGGGGAGAGGGCTCGGCGCACAGCTGATCCGCGAGGGCCTCAGCCACACGGGACAGCTCCCGGTCTATCTCGAATGCGAGGAGGGACTGGCGCACTACTACGAGACGTTCGGATTCCGCCGACGCCACCGCATCGATCCGGGTGGTGGGGCGCCCGCGCAGGCCGGGATGTGGCTCGAACCTGACTTTGGTACCTAG
- a CDS encoding aspartate kinase: MGRIVQKFGGSSVADAESIKRVARRIARTRSEGHDVIIVISAMGDTTDELMDLALQVSPRPKSRELDMLLTTGERQSAALLAMALSDLGVDAVSYTGSQAGIITTPTHGNARIIDITPGRVEKSLAEDNVVIVAGFQGVAQTTKDVTTLGRGASDTTAVALAASLGADYCEIYSDVDGVYTADPRIVPSARRIAEIGYEDMMEMAASGAKILHLRCVEYARREGVPVHVRSSFTDKQGTWVKSQDEITKDEAMEEAIITGVAHDRGEAKVTIVGVPDKVGEAARIFRAIADKEINIDMIVQNVSRLSDAATDISFTLPMTDGALAMEALEAVRDEVGFEELLYDDQIGKVSVVGVGMRSHPGVSATFFDALAKANVNLQMISTSEIRISVIVSADDVDAAVRASHSAFGLDADEAATVYAGTGR; this comes from the coding sequence ATGGGACGCATTGTTCAGAAGTTCGGCGGATCGTCGGTGGCGGACGCCGAGTCGATCAAGCGGGTCGCCCGCCGGATCGCGCGAACCCGCAGCGAGGGGCACGACGTCATCATCGTCATCTCCGCGATGGGCGACACCACCGACGAGCTGATGGACCTCGCGCTGCAGGTATCGCCGCGGCCGAAATCGCGCGAGCTGGACATGCTGCTCACCACGGGCGAGCGCCAGTCCGCCGCGCTCCTGGCCATGGCGCTGAGCGACCTCGGCGTCGACGCCGTCAGCTACACCGGATCGCAGGCCGGCATCATCACCACCCCCACGCACGGCAACGCGCGCATCATCGACATCACTCCGGGGCGCGTCGAGAAGTCGCTCGCCGAGGACAACGTGGTGATCGTGGCGGGATTCCAGGGCGTCGCGCAGACCACCAAGGACGTCACGACCCTCGGCCGTGGTGCCTCCGACACCACCGCCGTCGCACTGGCGGCGTCGCTCGGCGCGGACTACTGCGAGATCTACTCCGACGTCGACGGCGTCTACACGGCCGACCCGCGCATCGTGCCGTCGGCCCGCCGGATCGCCGAGATCGGCTACGAAGACATGATGGAGATGGCCGCCTCGGGCGCGAAGATCCTCCACCTGCGCTGCGTCGAGTACGCACGCCGCGAAGGGGTGCCGGTCCACGTGCGCTCCTCGTTCACAGACAAGCAAGGCACCTGGGTCAAGAGCCAGGACGAGATCACGAAGGACGAAGCCATGGAAGAAGCCATCATCACCGGGGTTGCGCACGATCGCGGCGAGGCCAAGGTCACCATCGTCGGGGTGCCCGACAAGGTCGGTGAGGCTGCTCGAATCTTCAGGGCGATCGCCGACAAGGAGATCAACATCGACATGATCGTGCAGAACGTGTCGCGCCTCTCCGATGCCGCCACCGACATCTCGTTCACGCTGCCCATGACCGACGGCGCCCTTGCGATGGAGGCGCTGGAGGCCGTCCGCGACGAGGTCGGCTTCGAAGAGCTCCTGTACGACGATCAGATCGGCAAGGTCTCGGTCGTCGGGGTGGGCATGCGCTCGCATCCCGGCGTCTCCGCCACGTTCTTCGACGCCCTCGCGAAGGCCAACGTCAACCTGCAGATGATCTCCACCTCCGAGATCCGCATCTCCGTGATCGTGAGCGCCGACGACGTCGACGCCGCGGTCCGCGCCTCTCACTCAGCGTTCGGCCTGGACGCCGACGAGGCCGCGACGGTCTACGCCGGAACCGGCCGCTGA